A stretch of Salvelinus alpinus chromosome 4, SLU_Salpinus.1, whole genome shotgun sequence DNA encodes these proteins:
- the LOC139573819 gene encoding lipolysis-stimulated lipoprotein receptor-like isoform X2, protein MFLTFVVTVLMATGSTMAISVQCPVKRYMVILFQPVTLTCNFQTSSTQPPVITWRYKSYCRDPIQAALNPSSADNILSQNNPNYNANIECADSQRTVRIVASKQGSAVTLGQEYQGRKVSILNNADLNLAQTAWGDSGVYVCSVVSSQDLTGNSEDYTELIVLDWLLVVLVVFGFLLLLLLIAICWCQCCPHTCCCYISCPCCPEKCCCPRALYEAGKAVKSGIPSHYAPTLYAPVMYAQPPYGGGMQQPGIPMLPLPQGMGGPPLHPNGYGREYDGASSVGQGSQVPLLHDQDSGAGDQTRSGYRIQVDPDGNATRAIYYMERQLANLDPTRPGDVAGKYNRLDGGMSEMSSLHDDPRGHGGGRSQAPPLATVYDQDEAMSTISSVSTHGQRGRDDYPRRGGGPSPHMGAQGRARSMDNLDDIARRDRYPRDPRDSRDDYPPHRRDGGARDRRGSDDDFSSRGGYDRGRDFDDRRRREPSPDDRRRGGSPASGLQGRRSRSRDDLMAVERDRERGGGRGGGRDAYDDSFLREAMEKKRLGEQQRARSRERLDSDSGRSDRGRAPRGPPPLPMSPPSAYPDRRYDDNYPAPPPPPYISDDESLTSCKKSNLRKNGAVSRESLVV, encoded by the exons ATGTTCCTGACTTTCGTCGTGACGGTCCTTATGGCAACAG GCTCCACTATGGCCATCTCTGTCCAGTGTCCTGTCAAGAGGTACATGGTCATCCTGTTCCAGCCGGTCACGCTCACCTGCAACTTCCAGACGTCTTCCACGCAGCCGCCCGTCATCACCTGGAGGTACAAGTCCTACTGCAGGGACCCCATCCAGGCAGCCCTGAACCCCAGCAGTGCTGACAACATCCTGTCCCAGAACAACCCTAACTACAACGCCAACATTGAGTGTGCCGACAGCCAGCGGACGGTGCGCATCGTGGCCTCCAAGCAGGGCAGTGCTGTTACTCTGGGCCAGGAGTACCAGGGGCGCAAAGTCAGCATCTTGAACA ACGCAGACCTGAACCTTGCCCAGACGGCGTGGGGAGACAGCGGCGTGTACGTGTGCTCTGTGGTGTCTTCTCAGGATCTGACAGGGAACAGCGAGGACTACACTGAGCTCATAGTGCTGG ACTGGTTGTTGGTGGTACTGGTAGTGTTTGGCTTCCTGCTGCTGTTGCTCCTCATAGCAATCTGCTGGTGCCAGTGCTGCCCCCACACCTGCTGCTGCTACATCAGCTGCCCTTGCTGCCCTGAGAAATGCTGCTGCCCCCGGGCAC TGTACGAAGCAGGCAAGGCGGTGAAGTCAGGCATCCCCAGCCACTACGCCCCCACGCTCTACGCTCCCGTTATGTACGCCCAGCCACCCTACGGAGGGGGCATGCAACAGCCCGGCATACCCATGCTGCCCCTGCCCCAGGGGATGGGCGGCCCCCCACTGCACCCCAACGGCTACGGACGGGAGTACGACGGAGCCAGCTCAG TTGGACAAGGCTCCCAGGTGCCTTTGCTGCATGACCAGGACAGTGGCGCAGGAGACCAAA CTCGGAGTGGCTACCGTATCCAGGTGGACCCAGATGGGAACGCAACGCGGGCCATCTACTACATGGAGAGACAGCTAGCCAACCTGGACCCCACACGGCCTGGTGATGTCGCTGGGAAGTACAACCGCT tGGATGGGGGCATGAGCGAGATGAGCTCCCTACACGATGACCCCCGGGGCCATGGCGGCGGCCGCTCCCAGGCCCCGCCCCTCGCCACCGTGTACGACCAGGACGAGGCCATGAGCACCATTAGCAGCGTGTCCACGCACGGCCAGCGGGGGCGTGACGACTACCCGCGGCGAGGAGGTGGGCCCTCCCCCCACATGGGGGCCCAGGGACGCGCCCGCTCCATGGACAATCTGGATGACATCGCCCGCCGAGACCGCTACCCCAGAGACCCCCGGGATTCCCGTGACGACTACCCTCCCCACCGCCGTGACGGAGGAGCCAGAGACCGGAGAGG CTCGGATGATGACTTTAGCAGCCGCGGAGGCTACGACCGCGGCCGTGACTTTGACGACCGCAGGCGGCGCGAGCCCTCCCCTGATGACCGTCGCCGCGGAGGCAGCCCGGCCAGCGGTCTCCAGGGGAGACGCAGCCGTAGCCGTGACGACCTGATGGCCGTCGAACGTGATCGGGAGCGCGGTGGCGGCCGTGGCGGTGGGCGGGACGCCTACGATGATAGCTTTCTGCGGGAAGCCATGGAGAAGAAGCGTCTAGGAGAGCAGCAGAGGGCGAGGAGCCGCGAGCGCCTGGACAGCGACAGTGGGCGCTCGGACCGAGGCAGGGCCCCCCGCGGACCCCCTCCACTCCCCATGTCCCCGCCCTCCGCCTACCCCGACCGTCGCTACGATGACAACTACCCAGCCCCTCCCCCGCCTCCCTACATTAGCGATGACGAGAGCTTGACGTCCTGCAAGAAGAGCAACCTGCGCAAG AATGGAGCCGTGAGTCGGGAGAGTCTGGTGGTGTGA
- the LOC139573819 gene encoding lipolysis-stimulated lipoprotein receptor-like isoform X1: MFLTFVVTVLMATGSTMAISVQCPVKRYMVILFQPVTLTCNFQTSSTQPPVITWRYKSYCRDPIQAALNPSSADNILSQNNPNYNANIECADSQRTVRIVASKQGSAVTLGQEYQGRKVSILNNADLNLAQTAWGDSGVYVCSVVSSQDLTGNSEDYTELIVLERKSNTTDLLPEIDLLVMEDWLLVVLVVFGFLLLLLLIAICWCQCCPHTCCCYISCPCCPEKCCCPRALYEAGKAVKSGIPSHYAPTLYAPVMYAQPPYGGGMQQPGIPMLPLPQGMGGPPLHPNGYGREYDGASSVGQGSQVPLLHDQDSGAGDQTRSGYRIQVDPDGNATRAIYYMERQLANLDPTRPGDVAGKYNRLDGGMSEMSSLHDDPRGHGGGRSQAPPLATVYDQDEAMSTISSVSTHGQRGRDDYPRRGGGPSPHMGAQGRARSMDNLDDIARRDRYPRDPRDSRDDYPPHRRDGGARDRRGSDDDFSSRGGYDRGRDFDDRRRREPSPDDRRRGGSPASGLQGRRSRSRDDLMAVERDRERGGGRGGGRDAYDDSFLREAMEKKRLGEQQRARSRERLDSDSGRSDRGRAPRGPPPLPMSPPSAYPDRRYDDNYPAPPPPPYISDDESLTSCKKSNLRKNGAVSRESLVV, translated from the exons ATGTTCCTGACTTTCGTCGTGACGGTCCTTATGGCAACAG GCTCCACTATGGCCATCTCTGTCCAGTGTCCTGTCAAGAGGTACATGGTCATCCTGTTCCAGCCGGTCACGCTCACCTGCAACTTCCAGACGTCTTCCACGCAGCCGCCCGTCATCACCTGGAGGTACAAGTCCTACTGCAGGGACCCCATCCAGGCAGCCCTGAACCCCAGCAGTGCTGACAACATCCTGTCCCAGAACAACCCTAACTACAACGCCAACATTGAGTGTGCCGACAGCCAGCGGACGGTGCGCATCGTGGCCTCCAAGCAGGGCAGTGCTGTTACTCTGGGCCAGGAGTACCAGGGGCGCAAAGTCAGCATCTTGAACA ACGCAGACCTGAACCTTGCCCAGACGGCGTGGGGAGACAGCGGCGTGTACGTGTGCTCTGTGGTGTCTTCTCAGGATCTGACAGGGAACAGCGAGGACTACACTGAGCTCATAGTGCTGG AGAGAAAGTCAAATACCACTGATCTCCTGCCTGAGATTGACTTACTGGTTATGGAAG ACTGGTTGTTGGTGGTACTGGTAGTGTTTGGCTTCCTGCTGCTGTTGCTCCTCATAGCAATCTGCTGGTGCCAGTGCTGCCCCCACACCTGCTGCTGCTACATCAGCTGCCCTTGCTGCCCTGAGAAATGCTGCTGCCCCCGGGCAC TGTACGAAGCAGGCAAGGCGGTGAAGTCAGGCATCCCCAGCCACTACGCCCCCACGCTCTACGCTCCCGTTATGTACGCCCAGCCACCCTACGGAGGGGGCATGCAACAGCCCGGCATACCCATGCTGCCCCTGCCCCAGGGGATGGGCGGCCCCCCACTGCACCCCAACGGCTACGGACGGGAGTACGACGGAGCCAGCTCAG TTGGACAAGGCTCCCAGGTGCCTTTGCTGCATGACCAGGACAGTGGCGCAGGAGACCAAA CTCGGAGTGGCTACCGTATCCAGGTGGACCCAGATGGGAACGCAACGCGGGCCATCTACTACATGGAGAGACAGCTAGCCAACCTGGACCCCACACGGCCTGGTGATGTCGCTGGGAAGTACAACCGCT tGGATGGGGGCATGAGCGAGATGAGCTCCCTACACGATGACCCCCGGGGCCATGGCGGCGGCCGCTCCCAGGCCCCGCCCCTCGCCACCGTGTACGACCAGGACGAGGCCATGAGCACCATTAGCAGCGTGTCCACGCACGGCCAGCGGGGGCGTGACGACTACCCGCGGCGAGGAGGTGGGCCCTCCCCCCACATGGGGGCCCAGGGACGCGCCCGCTCCATGGACAATCTGGATGACATCGCCCGCCGAGACCGCTACCCCAGAGACCCCCGGGATTCCCGTGACGACTACCCTCCCCACCGCCGTGACGGAGGAGCCAGAGACCGGAGAGG CTCGGATGATGACTTTAGCAGCCGCGGAGGCTACGACCGCGGCCGTGACTTTGACGACCGCAGGCGGCGCGAGCCCTCCCCTGATGACCGTCGCCGCGGAGGCAGCCCGGCCAGCGGTCTCCAGGGGAGACGCAGCCGTAGCCGTGACGACCTGATGGCCGTCGAACGTGATCGGGAGCGCGGTGGCGGCCGTGGCGGTGGGCGGGACGCCTACGATGATAGCTTTCTGCGGGAAGCCATGGAGAAGAAGCGTCTAGGAGAGCAGCAGAGGGCGAGGAGCCGCGAGCGCCTGGACAGCGACAGTGGGCGCTCGGACCGAGGCAGGGCCCCCCGCGGACCCCCTCCACTCCCCATGTCCCCGCCCTCCGCCTACCCCGACCGTCGCTACGATGACAACTACCCAGCCCCTCCCCCGCCTCCCTACATTAGCGATGACGAGAGCTTGACGTCCTGCAAGAAGAGCAACCTGCGCAAG AATGGAGCCGTGAGTCGGGAGAGTCTGGTGGTGTGA